A window of the Alnus glutinosa chromosome 4, dhAlnGlut1.1, whole genome shotgun sequence genome harbors these coding sequences:
- the LOC133866326 gene encoding uncharacterized protein LOC133866326 — protein MADVLLGHTLVLLYTVSFADAGAEVGANEGEGKGEDIVESGNEERRLKVVNDPYWHALISDDDDAWDGADEPEAGGSKRDDDYSPHFDDEGDTDEEDGGHGEGSHEKAADVGGLSGSATMLDDEEEDEVSSNLARSDILITPPKSDEEYEASSWPKCVTRVSQFQDVDMEDPHLDVGMSFESAAQFRKAVREYNLFRGKDVVFTKNDGDRVIGVCKSRPKGCPWRVYGSLVTGERTFMLKSLNPKHQCTRCYKSSIVTSRWIADRMTHKFRTQPNYPIAALFDDVKRKWNVDVTPRQLYRARVKAKEQVEGKHKEQYKRLWDYCATVRQMNRGSTLLMKVERPTLDVPPTFQRLYMSLAACKEGFKRACRPVIGVDGCFLKGHFGGQLLVAVGRDPNDNIYPIALAVVEAETKDSWSWFLETLVGDLGPNGCTGWTFISDRQKGLIPSFEEVLPSAPHRICIRHLYANFRGDGHKGLVLKDKLWKAAAAYNFYGYQREMEALRKLSPAAHAYLEKIDPRTWARAFFDTTPKCDLIMNNLCECFNSYIIHARDKPIITMLEMIRKKLMMRYQKKRQGIREYVGEWCPKILAKLDQCGKDAAECTSTYAGDGIYEVLCSYGTFVVSLTDRVCGCRQWDMTGIPCPHAISAILYHSAKPEQYLHPYYSVENYKMAYDPMIYPVPSEDQWVRTGQDEVHPPVIRATPGRPKKLRRRGPDEPRNPHCMRKGGVSMRCSKCRTVGHNARTCPRRKRKSTPSTATELNLDDIPSHPIADDSQPTESSTAAQPVSQPKKRVPPTTVDPTSTKRSKTMAPSMHTRASQRANSTAAKSVAARPIRRSGRLMAAFKEPDPNKEIPTIDLTCDDSQPAVCTREPARALGVVIREPVRKPARVVVPTVEKGIRRMEAKNKGKKPIWQP, from the exons ATGGCCGATGTCTTATTAGGCCATACACTTGTATTACTGTACACGGTGTCTTTTGCAGATGCTGGTGCTGAAGTAGGGGCAAATGAGGGTGAGGGTAAGGGTGAAGATATTGTGGAAAGTGGTAATGAGGAAAGGAGGTTGAAGGTTGTAAATGATCCATACTGGCATGCATTGATAAGTGACGATGACGATGCATGGGATGGGGCTGATGAACCAGAAGCTGGTGGTTCAAAACGTGATGATGATTATAGTCCTCATTTTGATGATGAGGGTGATACTGATGAGGAGGATGGTGGTCATGGGGAGGGTAGCCATGAAAAGGCAGCTGATGTTGGTGGTTTAAGTGGTTCGGCTACTATGTTggatgatgaggaagaggatgagGTATCCTCTAACTTAGCTAGAAGTGATATCCTCATAACTCCCCCTAAAAGTGATGAGGAGTATGAGGCGAGTAGTTGGCCTAAGTGTGTTACTAGGGTTTCCCAGTTTCAGGATGTGGACATGGAAGACCCACATTTGGATGTTGGCATGTCATTTGAATCTGctgctcaattcaggaaagctgTGAGAGAATACAATTTGTTTAGGGGTAAGGATGTTGTGTTCACAAAAAATGATGGGGATCGGGTTATTGGAGTTTGTAAGAGTAGGCCCAAGGGTTGTCCTTGGAGAGTTTATGGTTCACTGGTTACGGGTGAGAGAACTTTTATGCTTAAGTCACTGAACCCTAAACACCAGTGTACACGATGTTACAAGTCTTCGATTGTAACGTCTAGATGGATTGCAGACAGAATGACCCACAAATTTAGGACACAGCCAAACTATCCAATTGCAGCTCTCTTTGAtgatgtaaaaaggaaatggaaTGTGGATGTTACTCCTAGACAACTGTACAGGGCCAGGGTTAAGGCGAAAGAACAGGTAGAAGGTAAGCACAAGGAACAGTACAAGCGGCTATGGGATTATTGTGCAACAGTAAGACAAATGAATAGAGGGAGTACACTGTTGATGAAAGTTGAAAGGCCTACGTTAGACGTCCCACCTACTTTTCAAAGGTTGTATATGTCTTTGGCAGCATGCAAGGAGGGTTTTAAAAGGGCTTGTAGGCCCGTGATAGGTGTTGACGGCTGTTTCCTTAAGGGACATTTCGGGGGGCAATTGTTGGTTGCTGTGGGAAGAGATCCAAACGACAATATTTATCCGATTGCACTGGCTGTGGTTGAAGCTGAAACCAAGGATAGTTGGTCCTGGTTTCTAGAGACTCTAGTGGGGGACCTTGGTCCAAATGGCTGTACTGGGTGGACATTCATTTCTGACAGACAGAAg GGGTTGATACCAAGCTTCGAGGAGGTCCTACCAAGTGCACCGCATCGCATATGTATCCGACACTTATATGCAAACTTTAGGGGTGATGGGCACAAAGGATTGGTGCTAAAAGACAAGCTGTGGAAAGCAGCTGCTGCATATAATTTTTATGGGTATCAAAGGGAAATGGAGGCGCTGAGGAAATTGAGTCCAGCTGCCCATGCTTATTTGGAGAAGATTGACCCCCGTACCTGGGCTAGGGCTTTCTTTGACACCACCCCAAAGTGCGACTTGATCATGAACAACTTATGCGAGTGCTTCAACTCGTACATCATCCATGCCCGAGACAAGCCAATCATTACCATGCtggagatgattaggaagaaGTTGATGATGCGATACCAGAAGAAGAGGCAAGGAATAAGGGAGTATGTCGGGGAATGGTGCCCGAAGATATTGGCAAAGTTAGACCAATGTGGAAAGGATGCTGCGGAATGTACTTCAACTTATGCTGGGGATGGAATCTATGAAGTGTTGTGCAGTTATGGCACATTTGTGGTTAGCTTGACGGACCGTGTTTGTGGGTGCAGGCAGTGGGATATGACTGGCATTCCATGCCCACATGCCATCTCAGCCATTTTATATCATTCTGCCAAACCTGAACAGTACCTGCATCCGTATTACAGTGTTGAGAATTACAAAATGGCTTATGACCCAATGATATACCCAGTGCCAAGTGAGGACCAATGGGTCAGAACCGGGCAAGATGAGGTTCACCCACCCGTTATTAGAGCTACCCCAGGCCGGCCCAAGAAGCTCCGGAGAAGGGGTCCAGATGAGCCAAGAAACCCACATTGCATGAGGAAGGGTGGTGTAAGCATGAGATGCTCGAAGTGCAGGACAGTTGGCCATAATGCTAGGACTTGCCCTAGGAGGAAGAGGAAGTCCACTCCAAGCACTGCAACAGAGTTGAACTTAGATGAT ATTCCTTCTCACCCAATTGCTGATGATTCACAGCCTACGGAATCATCTACAGCTGCACAACCTGTTTCACAGCCCAAAAAGAGAGTTCCACCTACTACTGTTGAT CCTACTTCAACGAAAAGGAGTAAGACAATGGCTCCCTCAATGCATACTCGGGCATCACAAAGAGCAAATTCCACAGCT GCAAAATCTGTTGCTGCAAGGCCTATTAGGAGGTCTGGTAGGTTGATGGCAGCATTTAAGGAGCCCGATCCCAACAAAGAGATACCCACTATTGACCTAACATGTGATGATTCACAACCAGCAGTATGCACTCGGGAACCGGCCAGGGCACTCGGAGTTGTCATTCGAGAACCAGTAAGGAAGCCAGCAAGAGTGGTGGTACCAACAGTGGAGAAGGGTATACGAAGAATGGAAgctaaaaacaaagggaaaaaaccAATATGGCAGCCTTGA
- the LOC133865526 gene encoding uncharacterized protein LOC133865526: MSCSWKSEATSGEPICRCGVPAPLKTSFTDENFGRLFYGCVNYEVGRSCGFFQWKDSEMCEHARRALTRVQHRHAMLNKEVVELKAKLEIKAIRYDMQVKIAKTNSRILAFSWVFFVVFLAVFWGNLYGVSQGHMSYKQLP, translated from the exons ATGTCTTGTTCATGGAAGAGCGAAGCAACATCCGGAGAGCCCATCTGCCGGTGTGGAGTACCTGCACCTTTGAAGACTTCCTTTACCGATGAAAATTTCGGCCGCTTGTTCTACGGTTGTGTGAACTATgag GTTGGTCGGTCTTGCGGATTCTTCCAATGGAAAGATTCTGAAATGTGTGAACATGCTAGACGAGCATTGACTCGTGTGCAACACAGGCACGCTATGCTGAACAAggaagttgtagaattgaaggcCAAGCTAGAGATCAAAGCAATTCGATATGACATGCAAGTGAAAATTGCAAAGACAAATAGCcgaattttggcattttcttgggttttttttgttgtcttcttaGCTGTGTTTTGGGGCAACTTGTATGGTGTCAGTCAAGGACATATGTCCTACAAACAGCTACCTTGA